A single genomic interval of Granulicella tundricola MP5ACTX9 harbors:
- a CDS encoding aromatic ring-hydroxylating oxygenase subunit alpha yields the protein MATSTSFIPASDLLVADAPPRSVMPRDCTFTESDWRALAPFWYPVAFSREVTHQPYASRLLDERVVVYRLSDGTVAAARDICYHRGVPLSLGHVEGDEIICKYHGLRYDKEGRCVCIPAHPGGAISPRLHLDMYQAQERYGLVWVRLVDNGPLPLPEMKEWDEPGYLQVLPDSVLINASAGRQMEGFLDVSHFAFVHKDSFGEPDNPVVPDYKVTKTPQGFVADYISSVSNYSHGFKHLNPPGFQWHRRFEVFRPFVAKLTVEFPGGGLLHIMNAASPVSARKTRLFVPICRNFDLDAPIEATLDFNYQVFAEDIAIVEQQFPEDLPIDLQAEAHFPADRSSITYRKGLAEIGLGRTYTA from the coding sequence ATGGCGACCTCCACCTCCTTCATCCCTGCCTCTGATCTGCTGGTCGCTGACGCGCCGCCCCGGTCGGTGATGCCTCGGGACTGCACGTTTACCGAGTCTGACTGGAGAGCGCTCGCTCCATTCTGGTATCCCGTTGCATTTTCCCGTGAGGTCACGCATCAGCCCTACGCTTCACGCCTGCTGGATGAGCGTGTGGTTGTCTATCGGCTTTCGGATGGAACGGTCGCCGCGGCGCGGGATATCTGCTACCACCGTGGGGTGCCGCTGAGCCTGGGCCATGTGGAAGGCGACGAGATCATCTGCAAGTACCATGGCCTCCGATACGACAAGGAAGGCCGCTGCGTCTGCATTCCGGCGCACCCTGGCGGTGCCATCTCGCCGCGGCTCCATCTGGATATGTACCAGGCGCAGGAGCGCTACGGCCTGGTCTGGGTTCGACTGGTGGACAACGGCCCGCTCCCGCTGCCGGAGATGAAGGAGTGGGACGAGCCCGGCTACCTCCAGGTGCTCCCGGACAGCGTCTTGATCAACGCTTCGGCGGGGCGCCAGATGGAAGGTTTTCTGGACGTCAGCCACTTCGCCTTCGTCCACAAGGACAGCTTCGGTGAGCCGGATAACCCGGTCGTCCCTGACTATAAGGTGACGAAGACTCCGCAGGGATTTGTTGCCGACTACATCAGCAGCGTCAGCAACTACTCCCATGGCTTCAAGCACCTGAACCCGCCCGGCTTCCAATGGCACCGCCGCTTTGAGGTCTTTCGACCCTTTGTCGCGAAGCTCACCGTGGAGTTCCCTGGTGGCGGTCTGCTGCACATCATGAACGCGGCGTCGCCGGTCTCCGCACGCAAGACGCGCCTGTTCGTTCCCATCTGCCGCAACTTCGATCTCGACGCACCCATAGAAGCGACGCTCGACTTCAACTATCAGGTCTTTGCCGAGGACATCGCAATCGTCGAACAGCAGTTCCCGGAGGACCTGCCGA
- a CDS encoding cytochrome c biogenesis protein DipZ, whose amino-acid sequence MLLLFLAYFGGILTILSPCILPVLPFVFARSDQPFRKSGLPLLTGMALTFALVASLATVGGGWAVRANQFGRGAALVLFGIFGLTLLFSSLAERVSRPIVQLGNRLSRTTDDGPSMANSFLLGIGTGLLWAPCAGPILGLILTGAALGGASVHTVFLLLAYAAGAATSLTLALLAGGKVFAAMKSSLGAEEWIRRILGVAVLAGVVAVTFGLDRGILTRLSLSSTANLEQGLLDRFHPQKAETATKDEAIAPSTAMMAGSGAMMAGNQPAMAANNAMMAANQPAMSGNNAMMAAGGAPPAADTVPTGDLSGATAWINSQPLTLAALHGKVVLIDFWTYSCINCLRTLPYIKAWNEKYKDSGLVVIGVHTPEFPFEKDESNVRKAVRDLGVTYPVAMDNDYRIWRSFNNEYWPAHYFIDATGKVRYHHFGEGGYEESENWIRSLLEEANHKPLPGSATQISASGAEAAADSNDVQSPETYVGYHRAEHFASPGGFNQNEPQAYEAPATLKLNEWAFAGQWQDERQIATSLAPASAIVYRFHARDLHLVLGPSKAGKPIRFRVTIDGKAPGADHGMDTDADGYGTVTSDRLYQLIRQQGKVQDRTFRIEFLVPGVQAYSFTFG is encoded by the coding sequence ATGCTTTTGCTTTTCCTGGCGTACTTCGGTGGCATTCTCACCATTCTCAGCCCGTGCATCCTCCCGGTGCTGCCGTTCGTCTTTGCGCGCTCCGACCAGCCCTTCCGTAAGAGCGGTCTGCCGCTGCTGACGGGCATGGCCCTGACCTTCGCGCTGGTCGCCAGCCTGGCCACCGTGGGCGGTGGATGGGCAGTGCGTGCGAACCAGTTCGGTCGGGGTGCCGCGCTAGTTCTGTTCGGGATCTTTGGGCTCACACTGCTCTTCTCATCGCTGGCCGAGCGCGTCAGCCGTCCGATCGTTCAGCTTGGCAACCGCCTCTCCCGAACCACGGACGACGGGCCAAGCATGGCTAACTCATTTTTGCTGGGCATTGGGACCGGTCTGCTGTGGGCACCCTGCGCGGGGCCGATCCTGGGGCTCATCCTGACAGGCGCGGCTCTGGGCGGCGCGAGTGTTCATACGGTCTTTCTGCTGTTGGCCTATGCTGCGGGTGCGGCGACTTCCCTCACCCTTGCGCTGCTGGCCGGGGGCAAGGTCTTTGCGGCGATGAAAAGCTCGCTGGGTGCTGAGGAGTGGATTCGCCGCATCCTGGGTGTTGCTGTTCTGGCGGGCGTGGTTGCGGTGACGTTTGGTCTGGATCGCGGAATTCTTACGCGCCTGTCCCTGTCCAGCACGGCCAACCTGGAGCAAGGGCTTCTGGACCGTTTTCATCCGCAGAAGGCCGAGACCGCGACGAAAGACGAGGCAATCGCGCCCAGTACCGCGATGATGGCCGGAAGCGGCGCGATGATGGCTGGAAACCAACCCGCCATGGCAGCCAACAATGCCATGATGGCGGCAAACCAGCCGGCGATGTCAGGCAATAACGCCATGATGGCGGCTGGCGGCGCTCCTCCGGCGGCGGACACTGTGCCAACGGGCGATCTATCCGGTGCGACGGCGTGGATCAACTCGCAACCACTGACGCTGGCGGCGCTCCACGGCAAGGTGGTTCTGATCGACTTCTGGACCTACTCCTGCATCAACTGTCTGCGGACGCTGCCTTACATCAAGGCCTGGAACGAGAAGTACAAGGACAGCGGACTGGTCGTCATTGGCGTGCATACGCCGGAGTTCCCGTTTGAGAAGGATGAGTCCAACGTCAGGAAGGCCGTTCGGGATCTTGGTGTGACCTATCCCGTCGCCATGGATAACGACTACCGCATCTGGCGCAGCTTCAACAACGAGTACTGGCCCGCGCACTACTTCATCGACGCCACCGGCAAAGTGCGCTATCACCACTTCGGCGAAGGCGGCTATGAGGAGTCCGAGAACTGGATTCGCAGCCTGCTGGAAGAGGCCAATCACAAGCCGCTGCCGGGGAGCGCGACGCAGATCTCGGCCTCCGGTGCTGAAGCGGCTGCGGACTCAAATGATGTGCAGTCGCCGGAGACCTACGTCGGCTATCACCGGGCGGAACACTTCGCTTCTCCGGGCGGCTTCAACCAGAACGAACCGCAGGCCTATGAAGCTCCCGCGACGCTGAAGCTGAATGAGTGGGCGTTCGCCGGGCAATGGCAGGACGAGCGCCAGATCGCTACGTCGCTGGCTCCGGCAAGCGCCATCGTCTACCGCTTTCATGCGCGTGATCTTCACCTGGTGCTGGGGCCGTCAAAGGCTGGCAAGCCGATCCGCTTCCGAGTCACGATTGACGGGAAAGCCCCCGGCGCGGATCATGGCATGGACACGGACGCAGATGGCTACGGCACAGTCACCTCAGACCGGCTTTACCAGTTGATTCGGCAGCAAGGAAAGGTGCAGGATCGTACCTTCCGCATCGAGTTTCTCGTCCCCGGCGTGCAGGCTTACTCGTTCACCTTCGGATGA
- the msrB gene encoding peptide-methionine (R)-S-oxide reductase MsrB, whose translation MIKNLSSQSNSSQRPSRRTFLFAAASVAGVAAWRPSFAFAAGNPPTVTVVQFSDAGKPVGKTAVPRVVRTDAEWKQKLAPISFEVARRAGTERPYSGSTWNNHDKGFYRCICCDNAVFSSETKFESGTGWPSFWQPIAKENIVEINDGSMGMERTAISCRECDAHLGHVFDDGPRPTGLRYCMNSAAMRFVKTA comes from the coding sequence ATGATCAAGAATCTGTCTTCGCAATCAAACTCTTCACAGCGGCCCAGCCGCCGCACGTTTCTCTTTGCCGCAGCCAGCGTGGCAGGCGTTGCCGCCTGGCGTCCTTCTTTCGCGTTCGCAGCCGGGAATCCACCGACCGTGACCGTGGTTCAGTTCTCCGATGCCGGCAAGCCGGTTGGGAAGACAGCCGTTCCGCGTGTGGTTCGGACCGACGCTGAGTGGAAGCAGAAGCTCGCGCCCATCTCCTTTGAGGTCGCTCGGCGTGCGGGCACGGAGCGTCCTTACAGTGGCAGCACCTGGAACAACCATGACAAGGGCTTCTACCGCTGTATCTGCTGCGACAACGCGGTCTTCAGTTCAGAGACGAAGTTTGAGTCAGGCACCGGCTGGCCGAGCTTCTGGCAGCCCATCGCCAAGGAGAACATCGTCGAGATCAACGATGGCAGCATGGGCATGGAGCGCACCGCAATCTCCTGCCGCGAGTGCGATGCACATCTTGGCCACGTCTTCGACGACGGCCCCCGTCCGACCGGGCTGCGTTATTGCATGAACTCGGCTGCGATGCGATTTGTAAAGACGGCTTAG